A region from the Desulfomarina profundi genome encodes:
- a CDS encoding response regulator: MKGLTETIAHKIKNMILLTSGLALLATALAFLGIEFFSYREMLLERAEVLTDFVVTNSTAALTFDDQKTANKLLSSLSTEPSVKGAVLYQMDHSQFAIYKRPGEENWTVHDGHSQGIPTPESSGQQFNSSRITWSTIHIYRPIFFKGEFLGSIRMDTSLQPLYDRILRFLGITSLLWSLIMGGVSLLSNRLQQRISTPISDLLSGMQKVSDTQDFSLRLTPENNDEIATIIENFNDMLGQIQERDDILASYRQELEEKVRERTRNLVQAKEAAEQAREAAEAASQAKSDFLATMSHEIRTPMNGVLGMTELLLDSDLDARARRLADTAYRSAKSLLDVINDILDFSKIEANKLQLNLEDFNLRSLLENTVELVAGQAHHKGLDLELDLPRKLPAQVTGDPVKLRQILVNLLGNAVKFTEQGKVKLRVTVQSVQEKRQTIFFEVSDTGPGVPFEQQLHIFNAFSQGDGTITRKHGGTGLGLAIAKRLVEMMDGNIDLVNTPGKGACFRFTVELPVVSLQNAQPLSHTVSVNEKTPKVQPLSRGRILLAEDNEVNQDVTIGMLSALGCKADLVENGLQVLNAWSGHHYDLILMDCHMPEMDGFSATEKIRRIEQEEKRDPVPIIALTADVQKGIVQQCLSSGMNAYLSKPFSRQQLAEELRRWIISFPDETPEENISYSVSKSPRNLLDTSALQQLHDLSKETGHDILTNAINNFHKHSPIDIAAIKEAVKNNRRSELKRIAHRLKSSCATLGAVELSKYCAELEAIPEHTGSSRALTLVSQIEDLLPQVADALQKEYIAVSENKKIMAAPSSLSQDGQILLVDDDPFFRLTTSKALTAAGYTVFEAEKGEDALVMAKRFLPDIVLLDALMEGMSGFEVCRRLHEMEEIHPLRY, encoded by the coding sequence ATGAAAGGGCTGACTGAAACTATTGCCCATAAAATCAAAAACATGATTTTACTGACCAGCGGACTTGCTCTGCTTGCCACAGCTCTTGCTTTTCTGGGTATTGAATTCTTCAGCTATCGTGAGATGCTGCTGGAACGGGCAGAGGTGTTGACAGATTTCGTGGTCACCAATTCAACGGCAGCCTTGACTTTTGATGACCAGAAAACGGCAAATAAGCTCCTCAGCTCACTGAGTACAGAACCCAGCGTCAAGGGTGCTGTACTCTATCAGATGGACCACAGTCAATTCGCTATCTACAAGCGTCCTGGGGAAGAAAACTGGACAGTCCATGACGGCCATAGCCAGGGGATTCCCACCCCGGAAAGCTCTGGCCAACAATTTAATAGCAGCAGAATCACCTGGAGTACCATACATATTTATCGCCCCATATTCTTTAAAGGAGAGTTCCTGGGGTCTATCCGGATGGACACCAGCCTCCAACCTCTTTATGACAGAATTCTACGTTTCCTTGGAATTACATCATTACTCTGGTCGTTAATCATGGGAGGAGTGTCACTTCTGTCAAACCGCCTGCAGCAACGTATATCCACTCCCATTTCCGATTTATTAAGTGGCATGCAGAAAGTCTCCGACACTCAGGATTTCAGCCTCAGGCTGACACCGGAAAATAACGATGAAATTGCTACTATCATAGAAAATTTCAATGATATGCTCGGACAGATTCAGGAAAGAGATGACATCCTGGCATCTTACCGACAGGAACTTGAAGAAAAAGTCAGGGAGCGTACCCGTAACCTGGTGCAGGCAAAAGAAGCAGCAGAGCAGGCCCGGGAAGCAGCCGAAGCAGCAAGTCAGGCCAAAAGTGATTTTCTGGCAACAATGAGTCACGAAATCAGAACTCCCATGAACGGTGTACTTGGTATGACTGAGCTGCTCCTGGACAGTGATTTGGACGCTCGTGCCCGACGACTGGCTGATACGGCATACCGTTCCGCGAAAAGCCTGCTTGATGTCATAAATGACATTCTGGATTTCTCTAAAATTGAAGCAAACAAACTGCAGTTGAACCTTGAAGATTTTAATCTACGCTCTCTTCTGGAAAATACAGTGGAACTTGTTGCCGGACAGGCACATCATAAAGGTCTGGATCTGGAGCTTGATCTTCCCCGGAAACTTCCGGCACAGGTTACGGGTGACCCGGTCAAACTGAGACAGATCCTGGTCAATCTACTTGGTAATGCAGTTAAATTTACTGAACAGGGAAAAGTAAAACTTCGGGTTACAGTACAATCTGTTCAAGAAAAAAGACAGACGATATTCTTTGAAGTATCTGACACCGGCCCTGGAGTACCGTTTGAACAGCAGCTCCATATTTTCAATGCCTTCAGCCAGGGCGACGGCACCATAACCCGAAAACACGGGGGAACAGGCCTTGGACTTGCAATCGCAAAACGGCTGGTGGAAATGATGGATGGCAATATCGACCTCGTTAATACACCTGGAAAAGGAGCTTGTTTCCGTTTCACTGTCGAACTTCCTGTTGTTTCACTGCAAAATGCCCAACCCCTCAGCCATACTGTATCAGTAAACGAAAAAACTCCAAAAGTTCAACCTCTTTCCCGGGGAAGAATCCTTCTTGCAGAAGACAATGAGGTCAATCAGGATGTTACCATAGGAATGCTGTCAGCATTAGGCTGCAAGGCTGACCTGGTTGAAAACGGACTACAGGTACTGAATGCATGGAGCGGCCACCACTATGATCTCATCCTGATGGATTGCCATATGCCTGAAATGGATGGTTTCAGTGCAACAGAAAAAATTCGCAGAATCGAACAGGAAGAAAAAAGAGACCCTGTACCCATTATTGCTTTGACAGCAGACGTCCAGAAAGGAATTGTTCAACAGTGCCTCTCTTCGGGAATGAATGCTTATCTGAGTAAACCATTCAGTCGTCAGCAGCTTGCGGAAGAACTGCGCCGATGGATTATTTCTTTTCCTGATGAAACACCGGAGGAGAACATCTCTTATTCCGTTTCAAAAAGCCCCCGCAACCTGCTGGATACGTCTGCATTGCAACAATTGCATGATCTGAGCAAGGAAACAGGTCATGATATTCTCACAAATGCAATAAATAATTTTCATAAACATTCTCCAATAGATATAGCTGCAATCAAAGAAGCAGTGAAAAACAACAGAAGAAGCGAACTCAAAAGAATTGCCCATCGGCTGAAATCCAGTTGCGCAACCCTGGGTGCTGTTGAACTGTCAAAATATTGTGCAGAGCTGGAAGCCATTCCTGAACATACTGGTTCCTCCCGTGCACTGACTCTCGTATCTCAGATTGAAGACCTGCTGCCACAGGTAGCTGACGCATTACAGAAAGAATATATAGCTGTTTCAGAAAACAAAAAAATTATGGCTGCTCCTTCATCCCTCTCACAGGATGGACAAATTCTTCTTGTGGATGATGACCCTTTTTTCCGTCTGACAACATCCAAAGCGTTGACTGCCGCAGGGTATACTGTCTTTGAAGCGGAAAAAGGTGAAGATGCGCTGGTAATGGCCAAACGTTTTCTTCCGGATATCGTATTGCTTGATGCTTTAATGGAAGGGATGAGTGGTTTTGAGGTGTGTCGCAGGCTGCACGAAATGGAAGAGATACACCCCCTCAGATATTGA
- a CDS encoding EAL domain-containing protein yields MITGLEDSKSVDMAFESGASGFVVKPVNYPILLQQIKFQLRASNNARNLLENQEQLSSAQRIAGFGFWRWDALSDRLTVSDNLAEMMGNPKNIHQLTLKDFFEQIHPDDREFVYSLVISTTEGAPPQPAEYRLIVNNRPAMTVHQEIGCAPNNRQIILGTVQDITQQIATQKRIRQLAYTDELTGLASRAYFYKHMEDIIKAAKRRDERFALVYLDLDGFKDVNDSLGHDTGDELLKKIAERLEMILRDTDFVARLSGDEFCILVDHVNDQYVAADVANRCLEEINKPLMLNARELRPRCSIGIAHFPEDGENLQTLLKAADSAMYSAKAQGRHRYAFYQPELTIQAEKRLWLEQELRAAIDRDQFELHYQPQIDIVRGRLAGVEALVRWRHPDLGLVSPNDFIKVAERIGVIKSLENWILETACYQLSQWRQEKISDFKMAVNISPIHFHEPELYNTVQQILQKTNVPPELLELEITESVVQNLDGNITMFEQLREMGIKIAIDDFGTGYSSLASLKNLPIDCLKIDRLFIIDMMEDADSSILLGTIIGAAQALGNSVIAEGVENREQLLVLRGIGCEIVQGFYFSKPLFPEEIPNMAKKDFRNAVTGNVTNAPIIGKTS; encoded by the coding sequence ATGATTACCGGACTTGAAGACAGCAAATCTGTCGATATGGCCTTTGAATCAGGTGCATCAGGCTTCGTTGTAAAACCGGTGAATTATCCCATTCTCCTTCAACAGATCAAATTCCAGCTTCGTGCGAGCAACAATGCCAGAAACCTGTTGGAAAACCAGGAACAGCTTTCAAGTGCCCAGCGTATTGCAGGTTTTGGCTTCTGGCGTTGGGATGCTCTGTCGGATCGACTGACAGTTTCAGACAATCTGGCTGAAATGATGGGCAATCCCAAAAATATTCACCAGTTAACCCTGAAAGACTTTTTCGAACAGATTCACCCTGATGACCGGGAATTTGTGTACAGCCTCGTCATATCAACGACCGAGGGTGCTCCGCCACAACCTGCCGAGTACAGGCTTATTGTAAATAACCGGCCCGCCATGACTGTACACCAGGAAATAGGATGTGCTCCAAACAACAGACAGATTATCCTGGGGACAGTACAGGACATCACCCAACAGATTGCAACGCAGAAGCGAATCAGACAGTTGGCCTACACCGACGAACTGACCGGACTGGCAAGCCGTGCCTATTTTTATAAACACATGGAGGATATTATAAAAGCGGCAAAACGGCGGGATGAGCGTTTTGCTCTAGTCTACCTCGATCTGGATGGCTTCAAAGATGTAAACGACAGCCTCGGCCATGATACCGGTGATGAACTGCTGAAAAAAATTGCTGAAAGACTGGAAATGATTTTAAGAGATACTGATTTTGTCGCCCGCCTTTCCGGAGACGAATTCTGTATACTGGTTGATCATGTTAATGATCAATATGTCGCCGCGGATGTAGCCAATCGCTGCCTGGAAGAAATAAACAAACCATTGATGTTGAATGCGAGGGAACTACGTCCCCGGTGCAGCATCGGCATTGCCCACTTTCCCGAGGACGGGGAAAACCTGCAGACACTGCTGAAAGCTGCAGACAGTGCCATGTACTCGGCCAAGGCCCAAGGTAGACATCGTTATGCTTTTTATCAACCGGAACTGACAATTCAGGCGGAAAAACGTTTATGGCTCGAACAGGAACTTCGGGCTGCCATTGACAGGGACCAGTTTGAACTGCATTACCAGCCCCAGATAGATATTGTCCGGGGACGCCTGGCGGGAGTGGAAGCCCTTGTCCGCTGGCGACATCCTGATCTGGGCCTGGTTTCACCTAACGATTTCATCAAAGTTGCCGAGAGAATAGGCGTGATTAAATCTCTGGAAAACTGGATACTGGAAACGGCATGCTACCAACTTTCACAGTGGAGACAAGAGAAAATTTCTGATTTCAAAATGGCAGTGAATATCTCACCTATCCATTTCCACGAACCGGAACTTTATAATACTGTTCAGCAGATTCTGCAAAAAACCAATGTTCCGCCTGAATTGCTTGAACTTGAGATCACAGAAAGTGTCGTTCAGAATCTGGATGGAAACATAACAATGTTTGAGCAATTGAGAGAAATGGGAATAAAAATTGCTATCGATGATTTTGGAACTGGTTATTCATCCCTCGCCTCTCTGAAAAATTTACCGATAGACTGCCTGAAAATTGACCGTCTGTTTATCATTGATATGATGGAAGATGCGGACTCATCAATTCTTCTCGGTACTATTATCGGGGCTGCCCAGGCCCTTGGAAATTCAGTTATTGCAGAAGGTGTTGAAAACAGGGAACAACTCCTTGTATTAAGGGGAATCGGTTGTGAAATTGTCCAGGGTTTTTACTTCAGTAAGCCTTTGTTTCCAGAAGAAATTCCGAACATGGCAAAAAAAGACTTCAGAAATGCTGTCACGGGAAATGTTACCAATGCTCCAATCATCGGGAAAACGTCATGA
- a CDS encoding YfiR family protein: MVISVQIVAAGSVSPEYKLKAALLYKLTRFIEWPEQYSQGDDGSFGICILGQDDFGSLLDTLQKRYVNNARISIHRFMQSEGINENCQLVFISDSKRSYLNSIINTLANKPILTIGESKKFADQGGMIQFVLNDGQIGFKINIGHVHTSGLKIAAPLLELATIVDDNPKGTSK; the protein is encoded by the coding sequence ATGGTAATCTCCGTCCAGATAGTCGCAGCCGGATCTGTATCCCCTGAATACAAGCTGAAGGCTGCCCTGCTGTACAAATTAACACGATTTATCGAATGGCCGGAACAATACAGTCAGGGTGATGATGGCAGTTTTGGCATCTGTATCCTTGGACAAGATGATTTTGGTTCTCTGCTGGATACATTGCAAAAAAGATATGTCAACAATGCTCGTATTTCCATCCATCGATTTATGCAATCCGAAGGAATCAATGAAAACTGTCAACTGGTTTTTATCAGTGACTCAAAACGTTCTTATCTCAATTCCATTATAAACACCCTCGCGAACAAACCTATTCTGACCATTGGCGAAAGCAAGAAATTTGCCGACCAGGGAGGAATGATTCAATTTGTCCTTAATGATGGCCAAATCGGATTCAAAATTAATATCGGCCATGTACATACCTCCGGTTTGAAAATTGCCGCACCGCTACTGGAACTTGCAACCATTGTTGACGATAATCCTAAGGGAACATCAAAATGA
- a CDS encoding marine proteobacterial sortase target protein: protein MNILPFHLWQKAAENLLKHSNMQKGVPVLFLLFFLFAGIGYAQIPEPHQGELLFTRENGRAVSAPLLSQDIDIEISGITARVTVKQEFINLEQVWLDARYVFPLPDACSVDHLLMRIGEREIEGVIQEKQKARQLHEAARREGRKSSLVEQNRPNIFTTDIANIAPGEKISVSIEYQQEVVPVDSIFSLRFPMVVAPRYIPGKAVRFSATGWAPDTDQVTDGSEISPPVDLAGETTVPIRMKIDLASGFPLKRIESLYHGIKVEELEEGHYSITLNGVVKADRDFVLEWEAEEGKETTGALFAETMGENQYMLLMLMPPDTVQNGPVAREVVFILDISGSMAGSSIVQAKKAMVLALSRLQPVDSFNLIVFNQEARSLFTDSKSADRKNIQKALEYISTLQADGGTEMKDALLLALDGKHHHRRIRQVVFVTDGAVGNEDALFAIIEKRLGDSRLFTVGIGSAPNSYFMTRAARVGRGTFTYIGRVSEVGEKVGMLFNKLEHPVISDIRIDLGGNARKIEYYPNPIPDLYYGEPLVVALKTGWENESLHITGREAGNLWEMIGDATKFGKRKGVGTLWARRKVRAFMEALALGEDEQKVKDVVLRTALEHHLVSRYTSLVATDTMVSRPAGTASEQSMVKTPLAHGWQAAAVFGGGSQTATSSALFLLLGVVFLFVGLLFCVIIIKNDSKCA from the coding sequence ATGAATATATTACCGTTTCATTTGTGGCAAAAAGCAGCAGAGAATCTTTTAAAACACAGCAACATGCAGAAGGGTGTACCTGTTCTTTTTCTGTTATTTTTTCTTTTTGCAGGAATAGGTTATGCGCAGATCCCGGAGCCGCACCAGGGAGAACTTCTTTTTACACGTGAAAATGGTCGTGCTGTTTCTGCGCCTCTACTCTCCCAGGACATAGATATAGAAATAAGCGGGATTACCGCACGGGTTACGGTGAAGCAGGAATTTATCAATCTGGAGCAGGTGTGGCTGGATGCCCGCTATGTCTTCCCTCTTCCTGATGCATGCAGTGTTGATCATTTGCTCATGCGTATAGGGGAAAGAGAGATAGAGGGAGTAATACAGGAAAAGCAGAAGGCCAGACAACTCCATGAGGCGGCCCGTAGAGAGGGGAGGAAATCTTCTTTAGTGGAGCAGAACAGGCCTAATATTTTTACAACTGATATCGCCAATATTGCTCCCGGTGAAAAAATTTCTGTCAGTATTGAATATCAGCAGGAAGTGGTTCCGGTGGATTCCATTTTTTCACTTCGTTTTCCCATGGTTGTGGCACCCCGGTATATTCCGGGAAAAGCGGTTCGGTTTTCTGCAACCGGGTGGGCGCCGGACACGGACCAGGTGACGGATGGCTCAGAAATCTCACCACCCGTCGACCTGGCTGGAGAAACGACGGTTCCGATCAGAATGAAGATTGATCTTGCCAGCGGTTTTCCCTTAAAAAGAATTGAATCTCTTTACCATGGAATCAAGGTGGAGGAGCTGGAGGAAGGGCACTATTCCATAACGTTGAACGGGGTGGTGAAGGCGGATCGTGATTTTGTTCTCGAATGGGAGGCAGAGGAGGGTAAAGAGACCACAGGAGCCCTATTTGCTGAAACCATGGGAGAAAACCAGTATATGCTTCTTATGCTTATGCCACCGGATACTGTACAGAATGGACCAGTGGCGAGAGAAGTTGTTTTTATTCTCGATATCTCCGGATCCATGGCCGGATCTTCCATAGTTCAGGCGAAAAAGGCGATGGTACTTGCTCTTTCCAGGTTGCAGCCGGTGGATTCTTTTAATCTCATTGTTTTTAATCAGGAGGCAAGATCACTCTTTACGGATTCAAAATCAGCTGACAGAAAAAATATCCAAAAAGCGCTTGAGTATATCAGTACATTACAGGCAGATGGGGGGACAGAAATGAAGGATGCTCTTCTGCTGGCCCTGGATGGGAAACATCATCACAGGAGGATTCGCCAGGTCGTTTTTGTAACCGACGGTGCCGTCGGCAATGAGGATGCACTTTTTGCGATTATTGAAAAAAGGCTCGGAGATTCCCGCCTGTTTACCGTAGGTATCGGTTCGGCCCCTAACTCTTATTTTATGACCAGGGCGGCACGGGTGGGCCGGGGTACCTTTACTTATATCGGCAGGGTTTCAGAGGTAGGGGAAAAAGTGGGGATGTTGTTTAATAAACTTGAACATCCGGTCATCTCTGATATTCGTATTGATCTTGGAGGCAATGCAAGGAAAATCGAATATTATCCCAATCCTATTCCTGATCTTTACTATGGTGAACCTCTTGTTGTCGCATTGAAAACCGGGTGGGAAAATGAATCTCTGCATATTACCGGCAGGGAGGCGGGCAATTTATGGGAAATGATTGGTGATGCCACAAAATTTGGCAAACGAAAAGGAGTGGGGACACTCTGGGCCAGGCGGAAAGTCCGTGCTTTCATGGAAGCACTGGCCCTGGGGGAGGATGAACAGAAAGTGAAGGATGTTGTTCTGAGAACAGCGTTGGAACACCATCTTGTAAGCAGGTATACCAGTCTTGTGGCTACTGATACCATGGTCAGCCGACCTGCGGGAACTGCCAGTGAACAGTCCATGGTGAAGACCCCTCTTGCCCATGGCTGGCAGGCGGCTGCCGTGTTCGGTGGTGGGTCACAGACTGCGACCTCTTCAGCACTTTTCTTGCTGCTTGGAGTTGTTTTTCTTTTTGTCGGACTGTTGTTTTGTGTAATTATCATAAAAAATGATTCAAAATGTGCCTGA
- a CDS encoding HDOD domain-containing protein has translation MKTTGENPVFQTLNSAQLPVLPSSVSTLLTAFEDETLDYGEIAEILHNFPTIVIRLISLANSAWSAPIRKIAELDEACARLGFGVVKSISISLAISAPFDPGRCPPFDVHKYWVRAMAVAETTFNLTAATSGKDLLRSARTAGILHNLGLLWMAHQLPQATAHALRLHQSDQNISIDQTLKEQTGAGYREAGGYLGKLWCLPDPLPQTMEFHENKDYRNKGWEMSLLVGVAISMIAAAEFHLKWSPPFETLEVLEIKSVEAENIFNNLWKQFERIQQSAVALIGH, from the coding sequence ATGAAAACTACCGGGGAAAATCCAGTTTTCCAAACTCTCAACAGTGCACAACTTCCTGTTCTGCCATCTTCCGTATCAACTCTTCTGACTGCATTTGAAGATGAAACTCTGGATTATGGTGAGATTGCGGAAATACTGCATAACTTTCCCACGATTGTTATCCGGCTTATCTCCCTTGCAAATTCAGCCTGGTCAGCACCAATCAGAAAGATTGCTGAACTCGATGAAGCATGTGCCAGACTTGGTTTTGGTGTTGTCAAAAGTATCAGCATTTCTCTTGCTATTTCAGCCCCTTTTGATCCTGGTCGTTGCCCGCCTTTTGATGTTCATAAATATTGGGTTCGTGCAATGGCAGTGGCTGAAACAACCTTCAACCTGACTGCCGCAACCTCCGGCAAAGACTTACTCAGAAGTGCCAGAACTGCCGGAATTCTACATAATCTCGGGTTGCTGTGGATGGCCCACCAGCTCCCGCAAGCTACTGCCCATGCGCTTCGTTTGCATCAGTCGGATCAGAATATATCAATAGATCAAACCCTGAAAGAACAGACAGGTGCAGGATACAGGGAAGCAGGTGGTTATCTCGGAAAACTGTGGTGTCTGCCTGATCCTCTGCCCCAGACAATGGAATTTCATGAAAATAAAGACTACAGAAACAAGGGATGGGAAATGTCTCTCCTGGTGGGCGTTGCAATCTCCATGATAGCAGCTGCTGAATTCCATCTCAAATGGTCTCCTCCATTTGAGACATTGGAAGTTCTGGAAATTAAATCAGTTGAAGCAGAAAATATTTTTAACAATTTATGGAAACAATTTGAACGAATTCAGCAATCAGCTGTTGCCCTTATCGGTCACTGA
- a CDS encoding TonB-dependent receptor plug domain-containing protein, with product MKNSDLIVKGIVISFCCMLIGTSTPVSAEESIADYLDLPLEDLLSIKVTTVSKKQQPLNEVASAVYVITSEDIRRSGVTSIAEALRMAPGIHVAHIDAGKWVITSRGFGSQFSNKLLVMLDGRTVYSPTFSGVYWDVQDTLLEDIDRIEVIRGPGATVWGANAVNGVINIITKNTGSTQGGLMTAGTGNKEKGFASLRYGTDLSSDITGRFYLKYNNRDDSYAPALGGDAGDGWEKTQGGFRVDGHYKGKYSWTLQGDAYSADENQRINIWKDPSNPENGVYAPFYIAPATHDTIESSGYNLLAKWNYRISDQASTTLQVYFDHTDRSEIFLDQTHDTLDIDFQHQLKIVENHDVIWGIGYRSIRDDFKNSFMVQFLPDSQEVNLYSGFIQDEIELVPHLVRFTLGSKFEHNDYTGVEIQPSARIVWLANEKNTLWGAVSRAVRTPSRLEASSNIISRILPLPPKFDPVILRVKGNKNFESETVIAYELGYRVQPKENYSVDLAFFYHDYDKLQTFEQTAGTSPLSNSVFGNKMSANSYGLEISLDWRPLDWWRIQANYSFLEISSSFDNSSSDMSNTNTVTKGSSPANQFSLRSLMDLSHEVNFDFWFYYVDSLDKTSFFYEDSVRNYTSFNARLAWHPVEQVELSLTGQNLFDSRHPEFVGENLFLTTEVERAVYAQVRLFF from the coding sequence ATGAAAAATAGTGACTTGATCGTTAAAGGTATTGTTATCTCCTTCTGCTGTATGCTGATCGGGACCTCGACACCGGTTTCTGCTGAAGAGTCCATAGCGGATTACCTTGACCTCCCCCTTGAAGACCTCCTGTCAATAAAGGTTACGACTGTCTCCAAAAAACAGCAGCCGCTCAATGAGGTTGCCTCCGCTGTCTATGTCATAACCAGTGAAGATATAAGGCGCTCAGGGGTGACCAGCATTGCGGAAGCGCTGCGGATGGCACCAGGCATCCATGTGGCTCATATCGATGCCGGAAAATGGGTGATTACCAGTCGTGGTTTTGGAAGTCAGTTTTCCAACAAACTCCTGGTGATGCTTGACGGTAGAACAGTTTACAGCCCTACATTCTCTGGGGTCTATTGGGATGTACAGGATACGTTACTCGAAGATATTGACCGCATTGAAGTTATCCGCGGACCCGGAGCAACAGTATGGGGTGCCAATGCTGTTAACGGTGTTATCAATATAATAACCAAAAATACCGGTTCAACACAGGGTGGTCTGATGACTGCCGGTACGGGAAACAAAGAAAAAGGATTTGCATCTTTACGCTATGGAACTGATCTTTCATCTGATATTACTGGAAGATTCTATTTAAAGTACAACAACAGGGATGATTCTTATGCCCCGGCACTGGGAGGAGATGCTGGTGACGGCTGGGAAAAAACCCAGGGTGGATTCCGAGTTGACGGACATTATAAGGGAAAATACAGCTGGACCCTGCAGGGTGATGCTTACAGTGCCGATGAAAACCAGCGCATCAATATATGGAAAGATCCTTCAAATCCTGAAAACGGGGTATACGCCCCTTTCTACATTGCACCGGCTACTCACGACACAATCGAATCATCAGGCTATAATCTGCTCGCCAAATGGAATTACCGAATCTCCGATCAGGCCAGCACAACCCTGCAGGTTTATTTTGACCATACAGATCGTTCTGAAATTTTCCTTGATCAGACCCATGACACCCTTGACATTGACTTCCAGCATCAATTGAAAATAGTGGAGAACCATGATGTAATATGGGGAATTGGCTATCGATCCATCAGAGACGACTTCAAAAACTCATTTATGGTGCAGTTTCTGCCTGACAGCCAGGAAGTAAATCTTTACAGTGGCTTCATCCAGGATGAAATTGAGCTCGTGCCGCATCTTGTACGTTTTACCCTGGGATCCAAGTTCGAACATAATGACTATACTGGGGTGGAAATCCAACCCAGTGCTCGAATAGTCTGGCTGGCAAATGAAAAAAACACCTTGTGGGGTGCAGTTTCCCGGGCTGTTAGAACTCCTTCCCGTTTAGAAGCAAGTTCGAATATTATCAGCAGAATTCTTCCCCTCCCCCCTAAATTTGATCCTGTGATACTCCGCGTAAAGGGAAATAAAAATTTTGAATCGGAAACAGTTATTGCCTATGAACTCGGATACCGTGTTCAACCAAAAGAAAATTACTCTGTTGACCTGGCCTTTTTTTACCACGATTATGACAAACTTCAGACTTTTGAACAGACAGCAGGTACATCACCTCTCTCGAATTCTGTTTTCGGAAACAAAATGTCGGCAAACAGTTATGGTCTCGAAATAAGTCTTGACTGGCGTCCACTTGACTGGTGGCGAATTCAGGCAAACTACAGTTTTCTTGAAATCTCAAGCTCTTTTGATAATTCGAGCAGCGATATGAGCAACACCAATACAGTTACCAAAGGATCGAGTCCTGCAAACCAGTTTTCCCTGCGCTCCCTCATGGATCTCAGCCACGAAGTGAATTTTGATTTCTGGTTTTACTATGTCGACAGTCTGGACAAAACAAGTTTCTTCTACGAAGATTCCGTCCGGAATTATACAAGCTTTAATGCACGCCTAGCTTGGCACCCTGTTGAACAGGTTGAGCTTTCCCTGACAGGACAGAATCTATTTGATTCCCGTCATCCTGAATTTGTCGGAGAGAACCTGTTTTTAACAACAGAAGTTGAGCGTGCAGTATATGCACAGGTCCGTCTCTTTTTTTGA
- a CDS encoding response regulator, translating into MIYTVALVEDDDSLRANYSQALEREGYRVQSYPDRPRALAAFKNSLPDLAILDVMLQDEMEGGFDLCRELRQLSPTIPIIFLTARDSDLDRVSGLRLGAWDYLTKDTTTLDFLPIRISALFKIVESLKGELHSEKNDHITHVGSLQINEERKQVFWQEHLIPLTLTEFWILHSLVRIPGHVKSHEQLMEAANAVVTNNAITAHIRRIRDKFREMDADFDSIRTEYGMGYRWLTD; encoded by the coding sequence ATGATTTATACAGTCGCCCTTGTTGAAGACGATGATTCTCTCCGTGCCAACTATTCCCAGGCCCTTGAGCGTGAGGGGTACAGGGTGCAGAGTTATCCCGACCGCCCGAGAGCACTGGCCGCCTTTAAAAACAGTCTCCCTGATCTTGCCATCCTGGACGTGATGCTGCAGGACGAAATGGAAGGCGGGTTTGACCTGTGCCGGGAGCTCCGCCAGCTTTCCCCGACAATTCCCATTATCTTTCTGACGGCAAGAGACTCCGATCTGGACCGGGTTTCCGGGCTGCGCCTCGGTGCCTGGGACTACCTGACCAAGGACACAACAACCCTTGATTTCCTGCCGATTCGAATTTCCGCTCTCTTTAAAATCGTGGAATCTTTGAAAGGGGAACTGCATTCTGAAAAAAATGACCATATTACCCATGTGGGCAGCCTGCAAATCAACGAGGAAAGAAAACAGGTATTCTGGCAGGAACATCTCATTCCCCTGACACTCACCGAGTTCTGGATTCTGCATTCTCTTGTCAGGATTCCCGGCCATGTCAAATCCCATGAACAGCTGATGGAAGCTGCCAACGCCGTTGTTACCAACAATGCGATTACTGCCCATATCAGGAGGATCAGGGATAAATTCCGGGAAATGGATGCCGATTTTGACAGTATCAGAACCGAATACGGTATGGGATACCGCTGGCTTACCGATTGA